Proteins encoded in a region of the Nicotiana tomentosiformis chromosome 9, ASM39032v3, whole genome shotgun sequence genome:
- the LOC104098647 gene encoding putative cyclin-D6-1 isoform X1: MKFDLENPLSSSNEHENDTVSALFAAESDHMPSFFSFKSTDIPFFIRRHAFSLISQVQFSYNLDQFTTYLAVNYIDRFLSKQPVPGNKPWIVRILAIASLSLAAKMRSISLSLFDFQRDEGLIFDSQSIQRMEVLILTTLNWRLRSITPFAFLQFFESLFELSESSLSQILKDRATDIIFSSHYEVKLFEYKQSILAASALLCAAHELVPQQFSFFLDAVSKWEHINKDELLNCWELMRDVTDAGKSTIDEMSSISLTPKTVLDYEVTSPQNENNSKRRRLSGFRNDQTFHISQL, encoded by the exons atgaaattcgATCTCGAGAATCCATTATCGAGCTCAAATGAACACGAAAACGACACCGTTTCAGCTCTCTTCGCCGCCGAATCCGATCACATGCCTTCCTTTTTTTCATTCAAATCTACTGACATTCCCTTCTTTATTCGCCGCCACGCCTTTTCTCTTATTTCTCAA GTACAGTTTTCTTACAATTTAGATCAATTTACTACATATCTCGCTGTCAATTACATTGATCGTTTCCTCTCCAAACAACCAGTTCCG GGGAATAAGCCATGGATTGTACGGATTCTCGCAATTGCTAGCCTTTCACTCGCTGCTAAGATGAGGAGCATCAGCTTGTCTCTCTTCGATTTTCAG AGAGATGAAGGTTTAATTTTTGATTCGCAATCCATTCAAAGAATGGAGGTTTTGATTCTCACAACGCTTAACTGGCGGTTACGATCCATCACGCCTTTCGCGTTTCTGCAATTTTTCGAGTCATTGTTTGAACTCAGTGAGTCGTCTCTGAGTCAAATTCTCAAAGACCGAGCTACAGATATCATCTTCAGTTCTCATTACG AGGTTAAGCTTTTTGAGTACAAACAATCAATATTGGCTGCATCGGCGCTACTTTGTGCAGCTCATGAGTTGGTTCCGCAgcaattttcttttttcttagatGCAGTTTCTAAATGGGAAcacataaataaa GACGAACTTCTGAATTGTTGGGAGCTAATGCGGGATGTTACAGATGCTGGGAAGTCCACAATCGACGAAATGTCTTCTATCTCGTTGACCCCAAAAACTGTTCTTGACTATGAAGTTACAAGTCCTCAAAACGAGAACAACAGTAAGAGGCGAAGATTGAGTGGTTTTCGGAATGATCAAACGTTCCATATCTCTCAGCTTTAA
- the LOC104098647 gene encoding putative cyclin-D6-1 isoform X2 has translation MKFDLENPLSSSNEHENDTVSALFAAESDHMPSFFSFKSTDIPFFIRRHAFSLISQFSYNLDQFTTYLAVNYIDRFLSKQPVPGNKPWIVRILAIASLSLAAKMRSISLSLFDFQRDEGLIFDSQSIQRMEVLILTTLNWRLRSITPFAFLQFFESLFELSESSLSQILKDRATDIIFSSHYEVKLFEYKQSILAASALLCAAHELVPQQFSFFLDAVSKWEHINKDELLNCWELMRDVTDAGKSTIDEMSSISLTPKTVLDYEVTSPQNENNSKRRRLSGFRNDQTFHISQL, from the exons atgaaattcgATCTCGAGAATCCATTATCGAGCTCAAATGAACACGAAAACGACACCGTTTCAGCTCTCTTCGCCGCCGAATCCGATCACATGCCTTCCTTTTTTTCATTCAAATCTACTGACATTCCCTTCTTTATTCGCCGCCACGCCTTTTCTCTTATTTCTCAA TTTTCTTACAATTTAGATCAATTTACTACATATCTCGCTGTCAATTACATTGATCGTTTCCTCTCCAAACAACCAGTTCCG GGGAATAAGCCATGGATTGTACGGATTCTCGCAATTGCTAGCCTTTCACTCGCTGCTAAGATGAGGAGCATCAGCTTGTCTCTCTTCGATTTTCAG AGAGATGAAGGTTTAATTTTTGATTCGCAATCCATTCAAAGAATGGAGGTTTTGATTCTCACAACGCTTAACTGGCGGTTACGATCCATCACGCCTTTCGCGTTTCTGCAATTTTTCGAGTCATTGTTTGAACTCAGTGAGTCGTCTCTGAGTCAAATTCTCAAAGACCGAGCTACAGATATCATCTTCAGTTCTCATTACG AGGTTAAGCTTTTTGAGTACAAACAATCAATATTGGCTGCATCGGCGCTACTTTGTGCAGCTCATGAGTTGGTTCCGCAgcaattttcttttttcttagatGCAGTTTCTAAATGGGAAcacataaataaa GACGAACTTCTGAATTGTTGGGAGCTAATGCGGGATGTTACAGATGCTGGGAAGTCCACAATCGACGAAATGTCTTCTATCTCGTTGACCCCAAAAACTGTTCTTGACTATGAAGTTACAAGTCCTCAAAACGAGAACAACAGTAAGAGGCGAAGATTGAGTGGTTTTCGGAATGATCAAACGTTCCATATCTCTCAGCTTTAA